The stretch of DNA GTGCTGCGGCTGCAGCTGGACGCCGATCCGAAGGGGGCGGGTCATGGGCCCAACCTACGGGGCCGCCCCACCGGCGTCACAGCAGTAGTCTGCGAACCGCATCCCCGGGCAGGTGTCCGCCGGACCCGCACCGGGCACTGACGCGCGAGGAGGTGGCGATGAGCGTTCATCGAGCGGACGCGGTCGCGGCGCAGGCCCGCGACCATCCCGTCATGGAGTGGGGCGCGCGGATGGGCTTCGCGGTCTACGGCCTGGTCTACGTCGTGCTCGCCTGGTTGGCCGTGCAGGTGGCCGTCGCCGGCGGTCGTTCGGCCTCGGTCTCCCGCCAGGGGGCGTTGCGCGAGGTCGCGCGTCAGCCGCTCGGCCATACGGTGCTCTGGATCGCGTTCGTCGGCTTCTGCGCCCTCGTGCTGTGGGAGGTCGCCACGGCACTGGGCGGGCACGAGGACAAGGACGGCGCCGACCGGGTGCGCAGCGGACTGGGCTCGGCGGCGAAGGCGATCGTGTTCGCCGCCTTCGCGATCAGTACGGCGAAGATCGCGCTCGGCGCCGGCAGCAGCAGCCACACCAAGGGCTGGACCGCTCGGTTGATGAGCCTGCCGGGCGGCCCGGTGATCGTGGGAGCCATCGGCGTGGCGGTCGCGGGATACGGCTGCTACAGCATCGCCAAGGGGCTCGGCGACGGCTGGCGCAAGGAACTCGATGCGCGGGGCACCCGAGGAGACCTGGGCAGGGTCATCACCGTGCTGGCCCGCGCCGGCTACACCTCCCGCGGCGTGGCCTTCGGAATCATCGGTGGACTGTTCGTGTGGGCGGCGATCACCGAGGATCCGAACCGTTCCGGCGGCCTGGACCGCGCCCTGCAGCGACTTCGCGGCGCGCCCTTCGGCACCGCCCTGCTGGTGCTGGTAGCGCTCGGCTTCGCCTGCTACGGCGTCTACAACGTGGCCAAGGCGCGACACCTGCGTCCGCGGTAGGGCCGCCGCCCTAGCCCGGCCGCAGCGCGGCAGGCCTCACCGGTCTGCGTTGGCCCGCCCGATGGCTGCGGTGAGCACCGTCGCGAAGCCGCACCACCCGGCGTACGGGGCCAGCCCCCAGCCCGTACGCCGGTCGATCCTCCCGGCGCGTCTCGCCAGGTCGGTGCTGCTCAGCGCGAGGGCGGCCGCGACGCCGGTGGCCGGCCCGATGCGGTGGGCCTTGAAGAAGACCCAGGTCCAGGAGGCGTTGAGCACCAGGTTCGCGCCGAGCGCCCGGCGGTAGGAACGGGCCGTTGTGGCCTCGGCCTTCTCCAGCGCCACCGCGGAGGCGACGGCGATACCGGCGTACAACGCCGTCCAGACCACGGGGAACGCGGCGGCCGGAGGTTGGATCGCCGGCTTGCGCAGGCCGCCGTACCAGGGACCCGAGGTCTCCTTGCTGGCCACACCGCCGACCAGGGCGGTCGCGGCGACGGCGCCCGTCGTCGCGGCCAGGGTGTTGCGGAACATGGTGTCCTCCCGTCGTCTGCCGTCCGACGCTACCCGGGCCCACCGCCCACCCCGGCGCGGGCCGGTTCTGTGATGGGATGTCACATCCGCGGGTCGTCGATCGTCGTGAGGACGACACCATCATGCTGGCCCTGCCACCAGCCCACGAGGAGCACCCATGTCTTACGCAGTCGACTTCCAGGACGTCTCGACGATCGGTCTGGAGACCTCCCCCGTCGCCGAGGCCCTGGCCGGGCTGCGGGCCAACGAGGCCCGCTACTTCAAGAACAAGTACGACCACACCTACACGACGGTCCCCGCGCAGGAGGCGCCCGAGGTGCTCGCCTGGGTGGAGCGCATCCTGAAGGAGGAGCGCGGCCTGGAGTTCGCGGCCCGACCGCTGGAGGTGGCCGACATCGAGGTGGAC from Nocardioides sp. BP30 encodes:
- a CDS encoding DUF1206 domain-containing protein, encoding MSVHRADAVAAQARDHPVMEWGARMGFAVYGLVYVVLAWLAVQVAVAGGRSASVSRQGALREVARQPLGHTVLWIAFVGFCALVLWEVATALGGHEDKDGADRVRSGLGSAAKAIVFAAFAISTAKIALGAGSSSHTKGWTARLMSLPGGPVIVGAIGVAVAGYGCYSIAKGLGDGWRKELDARGTRGDLGRVITVLARAGYTSRGVAFGIIGGLFVWAAITEDPNRSGGLDRALQRLRGAPFGTALLVLVALGFACYGVYNVAKARHLRPR
- a CDS encoding TspO/MBR family protein, whose translation is MFRNTLAATTGAVAATALVGGVASKETSGPWYGGLRKPAIQPPAAAFPVVWTALYAGIAVASAVALEKAEATTARSYRRALGANLVLNASWTWVFFKAHRIGPATGVAAALALSSTDLARRAGRIDRRTGWGLAPYAGWCGFATVLTAAIGRANADR
- a CDS encoding phage tail protein, whose protein sequence is MSYAVDFQDVSTIGLETSPVAEALAGLRANEARYFKNKYDHTYTTVPAQEAPEVLAWVERILKEERGLEFAARPLEVADIEVDGIKWPEVIYESGLIVNVLYTLADAGKRAVGFKLAEGMEVPEELAEAGFKFARQKSKLAGTIRGSFFVIKGTY